In a single window of the Nicotiana tomentosiformis chromosome 8, ASM39032v3, whole genome shotgun sequence genome:
- the LOC104120387 gene encoding serine/arginine-rich splicing factor SR45, producing MAKPGRGRAASPSGSSSRSPSRSRSRSRSYSSRSSSSRSRSRSRSFSSSSSSGSSRSPSPRPPPSQRKSPVGVSKRGRSPPPLSKKASPPPRKVSPTPESRVLHVDQLSRNVNENHLKEIFGNFGEILHVQLVIDHVVNLPKGFAYVEFKTRIDAEKAQLHMDGAQIDGKIVHAKFTLPERKKAPSPPRAAATSSRRDAPRTDNAPVDLEKDGPKRQQELSPRRKPVSPPRRSPIGRRGSPRREPDSPARRRAESPIRRRAGSPYRRGSPPGPRRRPASPIRRRSPSSPPRRYRTPPRGSPRRIRGSPVRRRSPLPPRRRSPPRRARSPPRRSPVGRRSSRSPIRRPIRSRSRSISPRRGRVPATRRGRSSSYSSSPSPRKAPRRISRSRSPRKPLRGRSPSNSDSSSSPRKP from the exons ATGGCGAAACCAGGCCGAGGCCGTGCGGCTTCACCGTCAGGCTCGTCTTCTCGTTCTCCGTCGCGGTCTCGTTCTCGCTCTCGCTCTTACTCTTCTCGTTCCTCGAGTTCTCGATCTAGATCCCGCTCCAGATCgttttcttcctcctcctccagTGGCAGTTCTCGCAGCCCTAGCCCCCGACCTCCTCCTTCTCAGCGAAAAAG CCCTGTTGGAGTATCTAAGCGAGGCCGTTCACCGCCGCCACTATCTAAGAAAGCTTCTCCACCTCCAAG GAAAGTCTCTCCAACTCCTGAGTCACGTGTGCTTCATGTGGATCAGCTCAGCAGGAATGTCAATGAAAACCATCTGAAAGAAATATTTG GTAATTTTGGTGAAATTCTGCACGTGCAGTTGGTCATTGATCATGTT GTTAACCTTCCAAAAGGGTTTGCTTATGTTGAGTTCAAGACTAGAATTGATGCTGAGAAAGCCCAACTACACATGGATGGT GCACAAATTGATGGGAAAATAGTTCATGCTAAGTTCACCCTGCCAGAGAGGAAAAAGGCTCCCTCACCTCCAAGGGCTGCTGCAACTTCCTCAAGGAGAGATGCTCCAAGAACTGATAATGCCCCTGTTGATTTGGAGAAAGATGGACCAAAACGGCAACAAGAGT TATCTCCTCGTCGAAAACCTGTCTCTCCACCTCGAAGGTCTCCTATAGGACGAAGAGGATCTCCTAGACGTGAGCCAGATTCTCCTGCCCGTCGACGTGCTGAGTCTCCTATTCGTCGTCGCGCAGGTTCTCCTTATAGGCGCGGCAGTCCACCGGGCCCAAGGAGGAGGCCTGCATCTCCCATTAGACGACGTTCACCATCCTCTCCTCCAAGACGTTATCGAACACCTCCTAG GGGCTCTCCCAGAAGAATTCGTGGCAGTCCTGTTCGAAGACGTTCTCCCCTTCCGCCAAGGCGACG TTCTCCACCGCGACGTGCTAGAAGTCCACCCAGAAGATCTCCGGTTGGTCGCCGGTCTAGCCGCTCACCTATTAGGAGACCTATCCGTTCACGATCAAGATCCATCTCTCCTAGGCG GGGAAGGGTTCCAGCCACAAGACGTGGGAGGTCATCATCCTACTCTTCTTCTCCCAGTCCTCGAAAG GCACCCCGCAGGATTTCAAGGAGTCGTAGTCCTAGAAA GCCTTTAAGAGGGAGGAGCCCCAGCAACAGTGACAGCAGCAGTTCGCCTCGTAAGCCCTAA